The segment TATAAGTTGGGGAGAGGATACTTAATGATTGCTGATATAACCTCTTTATTCGACCTGAACGTGTATACTGACAAGGGGAAATACGTGGGCAAGGTGCAGGACGTCCAGCTCGAGGCGAACGAGAGGAAGATCTCCGGCCTGGCGCTGGGTAATGTCAACAAGGACCTGTTCGACGTGGAGACCAAGGGCGTCATCATCCCGTACAGGTGGGTGCTCGCCGCGGGCGACATCGTCATCATAAGGCAGCCGAACGTCAGTCTCGGCGAGAAGGGCGAAGAAGCCGAAGAGATATAAGCTCCTCGACCTCGACCCATTCCTTTTTTAATTGCAATCGTAATTATTCAGCCAGTTAATACCCTTTAAAAATAATAAGAATGCACGAATACGATTTCAGCCACGAGGTTACTCTAAGCGGGCCAGAAGCGACACGAATACATTATTAAATATTTTAAAAATATTGGTGCGGCCTGGTGTAAACTTGGTGCCGCTTGTTAGCACAAGAGTTTCAACCCCACCAGGTTTACACCAGGCCACACCAATATTATTTATATCACCAGGCGGCACCAGGGCTACACCAGGCAGCACCAACGATTTTTAATTAGTCTTAGAGAGCTTAGAGCCAGCTTCGAGCTACTTTGAGGCTGAAAAAGTCTTCGAGCAACTTAGCCTTTCTTAGAGGGTCTTGTCAAGCATTAGTCTTCTAGAATATACGAGCCATTCTTGTCTGGCGGCACCAGCTTTTTTAAGTAAATAAAGCTCAGAGCACAGGCGACGCCTGCCGCTCCCACGACGAGCCACACGTACATGCCCGGCAGGTGGTCCAGGAGTATTCCGCCCAGCAGCGGCCCGACCGCAAAGCCCAGGGTGCTCGTCAGCCCGCTGATGCCCTGGTACCGGCCGCGGTTCTCCTCCATGGACAGGTTGGCCGTAAGGGTCGTCTGCGGGGGCATGTACGTTAACTCGCCCAGCGTGACGATGAATATGCATAAGGCCAGCATCAGGAAACTGTGAGAGAACGCGACGAGCCCGAAGCCCAGCGCGTAGAGCATCACGCCGATGCCCATGGACAGGGTGAGCCGGTAGCGGTCCGTGAGCCTGGTCACGAAGTACTGCGCCGCCACGACCATGATGCCGTTGATGGCGAAGAGCATGCCGATCTCCGGCTCCGAGAGCCCCACGAACCCCTTCGAGTAAACGGAGAGCGGCGAGTACATCTGCGAGTAGACGATTGAGACGAGGAACACCAGGACGGAGAAGACCATGAACGGCCTGTCGTCCGGTATTTTGCGCAGGTCCGTCAGCCTGAACCGCCGTGCCGGCATACACGTTCGCGTATCGCCGATGAAAAAGACGACAAGGAATAGATAGATACTGCTGGTGATGGCCGTGAAATAAAACATCGACGAGTAGGACAGGAGCGCCATGAAACCGCCCACCATGGGCCCTAAGGCGAACCCGGCATTCTGCCCGATGCGTAACAGGCTAAACGTCTCCAGGCGCTTTTCCGAAGGCACCAGGTCGGTGGCGATGATATTAGGTATAGGGCGGAAGAGCCCGGTGGCGACTCGGGTCATGCAGAGGATGAGCAGGTAGAGCCCGTAATTCGCTTTCGCGCCGACCGCCCACCCGAGCAGCAGGAAGCTGGTTATGAGGATCGCCAGGCCCAGGATGAAGGTGAAACGACGGCCCAGCCGGTCGCACATCTCGCCGCCTACGAACTGGAAGATGGCCCCCACGAACGACGAGACGAACATGGCGAACCCCACGAGGCCCGCCGAAACTCCCTGGTAGTAGTAGAGGTAGATGGAAATGAAGGGCATCACGATGGACATGCCGAACTGGTTTAGGGCCATGCCGAAAAAGAGGACCCACAGCCTCCGGTCATACGAGGGCAGCCTTACATTGTTAAGTATGTTCACGGACATGGCGATCGCGGCTGATGAAAAATGGTAATATACAATACCGATAGATAAATATAATGTTATTTGGTGGCCTATGGCAGACGAGCGATTCAAGGTAAAGGAGATCTATAAGGATATCCGGGCGCTGCCGCCTGTCGTCATACGGGCCGACGGGCGCAACTTCAAGGAGTCACTGGCCAGGCTCAGATTTAAGAAGCCCTACGACCTGAAGTTCGAGAAGGCGATGATGGCCGCGGGGCGCGCACTCATGGAGTCCAGCGGCCTGGGGCCGCTCTGGGTGTACACGTTCTCGGATGAATTCAACATCTTCTTTAAGGATCTTCCTTTCGACGGCCGCGTAGAGAAGCTCGACTCCGTGGTGCCCTCGTTCCTGTCCAGCGCCCTGACGCTCGCCTTAAAATTGAGCACGCCCCTGGCCTTCGACGCCCGCGTCGTTCCCCTGCACTACGAGGACGTGGCGGGCTACCTGCAGTGGCGGCAGGCGGAGGCATGGCGCAACCACATGCAGTCCTACGGCTTTTACATGCTCATCAGGGAGGGCCTGGCGGAGCCGCAGGCGTCGAAGCAGCTGCGCGGCATGAAGTTCGAGGACATCCACGAGATGATGTGGCGGCGCGGCGTGAACCTGAACGAGACGCCCGCGTGGCAGCGGAAGGGCGTGTTCATCTACAAAAAAATGGTCGTCAAGCGGGGCTTCGACCAGGGAAAAAAGGAGAACGTCCGCGTGAGGAGAACGGAGGTCGAGGAGTCCTGGGACCCGCCGTTGTTCGGGTCAAAAGAGGGCGAGGCTTTTTTAAAGAGCC is part of the Methanocella sp. genome and harbors:
- a CDS encoding PRC-barrel domain-containing protein, giving the protein MIADITSLFDLNVYTDKGKYVGKVQDVQLEANERKISGLALGNVNKDLFDVETKGVIIPYRWVLAAGDIVIIRQPNVSLGEKGEEAEEI
- a CDS encoding MFS transporter, which codes for MSVNILNNVRLPSYDRRLWVLFFGMALNQFGMSIVMPFISIYLYYYQGVSAGLVGFAMFVSSFVGAIFQFVGGEMCDRLGRRFTFILGLAILITSFLLLGWAVGAKANYGLYLLILCMTRVATGLFRPIPNIIATDLVPSEKRLETFSLLRIGQNAGFALGPMVGGFMALLSYSSMFYFTAITSSIYLFLVVFFIGDTRTCMPARRFRLTDLRKIPDDRPFMVFSVLVFLVSIVYSQMYSPLSVYSKGFVGLSEPEIGMLFAINGIMVVAAQYFVTRLTDRYRLTLSMGIGVMLYALGFGLVAFSHSFLMLALCIFIVTLGELTYMPPQTTLTANLSMEENRGRYQGISGLTSTLGFAVGPLLGGILLDHLPGMYVWLVVGAAGVACALSFIYLKKLVPPDKNGSYILED
- a CDS encoding tRNA(His) guanylyltransferase Thg1 family protein — translated: MADERFKVKEIYKDIRALPPVVIRADGRNFKESLARLRFKKPYDLKFEKAMMAAGRALMESSGLGPLWVYTFSDEFNIFFKDLPFDGRVEKLDSVVPSFLSSALTLALKLSTPLAFDARVVPLHYEDVAGYLQWRQAEAWRNHMQSYGFYMLIREGLAEPQASKQLRGMKFEDIHEMMWRRGVNLNETPAWQRKGVFIYKKMVVKRGFDQGKKENVRVRRTEVEESWDPPLFGSKEGEAFLKSLKLF